Proteins encoded together in one Candidatus Omnitrophota bacterium window:
- a CDS encoding phosphopantothenoylcysteine decarboxylase — translation MKLRILITAGPTKEYIDPVRFISNSSTGFFGYQIASEAASRGHKVTLISGPTCLTPPKGVRFVPVVSALEMKKAVEKHFPASDCLIMSAAVADYRPAAVFPRKIKKGKDRLVLGLKRNPDILSLVSKKKEGRDVIGFAVETGGLKENAKKKLKEKNLDCIIAALLKNNKTPFGDEKIPVSIISRDGKTENLFSYKKNLSRIILDKAEAAKYHYNAGKI, via the coding sequence TTGAAGTTGCGAATACTCATAACCGCAGGCCCCACCAAAGAATATATAGACCCCGTCCGCTTCATCTCAAATTCCTCGACGGGTTTTTTCGGATACCAGATAGCCTCGGAAGCCGCCAGCCGCGGCCATAAGGTCACGCTCATAAGCGGCCCGACATGCCTGACCCCGCCCAAAGGGGTGAGATTTGTCCCTGTCGTCTCCGCCCTGGAAATGAAAAAGGCCGTCGAAAAGCATTTTCCTGCATCCGATTGCCTTATAATGTCGGCGGCCGTCGCGGATTACAGGCCGGCGGCTGTCTTCCCGCGGAAGATCAAGAAGGGGAAGGACCGGCTGGTATTAGGGTTGAAGAGGAACCCCGACATACTTTCGCTTGTCTCCAAAAAAAAAGAAGGCAGGGACGTAATAGGTTTCGCCGTGGAGACCGGCGGATTAAAAGAAAACGCAAAGAAAAAATTGAAAGAAAAGAATCTTGACTGCATTATTGCGGCGCTGCTAAAAAACAATAAAACTCCGTTCGGGGACGAAAAAATCCCGGTTTCTATAATATCCCGGGACGGAAAAACAGAAAACCTTTTTTCTTACAAGAAAAACCTCTCAAGAATTATCCTTGACAAAGCAGAAGCGGCAAAGTATCATTATAATGCTGGTAAAATTTAA
- the rpoZ gene encoding DNA-directed RNA polymerase subunit omega, translating to MKAKSSISVENLLDKTDNSIYKLVILASKRALELNEGSPKLVETESKKISTVALEEIREGKIGMKEKKK from the coding sequence CCATCTCGGTCGAGAACCTTCTCGACAAGACCGATAATTCGATCTACAAGCTCGTGATACTTGCCTCGAAGCGCGCCTTGGAGCTGAACGAAGGGAGCCCGAAGCTGGTCGAGACCGAAAGCAAGAAGATATCGACCGTAGCGCTTGAAGAGATCAGGGAAGGCAAGATAGGGATGAAGGAAAAGAAAAAATAA
- a CDS encoding flavoprotein — MAKKEVILGVSGSIAAYRACDIVNNLRKAGANVTVIMTKEAKEFVTPLTLQTISRNKVYSEMFELPAEWSPVHTSLADMADLILIAPACANVIGKIANGICDDLLTCVVLASKAKTLMAPAMNEKMYLNPAVQDNIKKLKGRGIGFIGPIKGPLACGHDSIGHIADTASIILEAKKLLKG; from the coding sequence ATGGCGAAGAAAGAGGTGATCCTCGGGGTCAGCGGTTCCATCGCCGCTTACAGGGCGTGTGATATCGTCAATAACCTGAGGAAGGCGGGGGCGAACGTCACGGTCATCATGACGAAAGAAGCGAAAGAGTTCGTTACTCCCCTGACGCTCCAGACCATTTCCCGTAACAAAGTTTATTCAGAGATGTTCGAACTGCCGGCCGAATGGAGCCCGGTCCATACCTCGTTGGCCGACATGGCCGACCTGATACTGATCGCCCCGGCCTGCGCCAACGTGATAGGCAAGATAGCCAACGGCATCTGCGACGATCTCTTGACCTGCGTGGTCCTGGCGTCCAAGGCGAAGACCCTTATGGCACCTGCCATGAACGAGAAGATGTATTTGAACCCCGCGGTGCAGGATAATATCAAAAAGCTCAAAGGCAGGGGAATAGGATTTATCGGCCCGATAAAAGGTCCCCTGGCATGCGGACACGATTCTATCGGGCACATCGCCGATACCGCCTCGATAATCCTGGAAGCGAAGAAATTACTCAAGGGTTGA